A window of the bacterium genome harbors these coding sequences:
- a CDS encoding DUF5320 domain-containing protein, producing MPRGDQSGPQGFGPMTGRKMGFCSGANQPGYNRLGGGWGMRGGRGGGQYANGRQFFGMRGGFGPYAGFGPAASLEDEPQENAQTLKNQAAMLTSELAKLNERINKLDDGKDQD from the coding sequence ATGCCAAGAGGAGATCAAAGCGGGCCTCAGGGTTTCGGCCCTATGACAGGCAGAAAAATGGGATTCTGTAGTGGTGCCAACCAACCGGGATATAACCGGTTAGGGGGCGGCTGGGGTATGCGCGGCGGGCGTGGCGGCGGTCAATACGCGAATGGCAGGCAGTTTTTCGGCATGCGCGGCGGTTTTGGACCCTACGCAGGGTTTGGTCCGGCAGCATCTTTGGAGGATGAACCGCAGGAAAATGCGCAGACACTAAAAAACCAGGCAGCCATGCTCACGTCGGAACTGGCCAAACTGAACGAACGCATCAATAAGCTGGATGATGGAAAAGACCAAGATTGA
- a CDS encoding NifB/NifX family molybdenum-iron cluster-binding protein: protein MKIAVSSQGKTMDALFETRFGRADYFIVMDTETGDVRPMDNQQQLEAMQGAGIQAARHVAKAGAQVLVTGHVGPKAFAALHAAGIKIYTLEGQWTIAQVMEKYQSDQLKSIAEADVEGHWV, encoded by the coding sequence ATGAAAATCGCAGTTTCATCACAAGGTAAAACCATGGATGCTTTATTTGAAACACGCTTCGGGCGGGCAGACTATTTTATCGTAATGGATACTGAAACCGGGGATGTGCGTCCGATGGATAATCAGCAACAATTGGAGGCGATGCAGGGAGCGGGGATTCAGGCGGCACGGCATGTTGCCAAGGCCGGTGCTCAAGTTTTGGTGACAGGGCATGTCGGTCCCAAAGCATTTGCCGCGCTCCATGCGGCAGGGATAAAAATATATACGCTTGAAGGCCAATGGACGATTGCGCAAGTGATGGAAAAGTATCAAAGCGACCAGTTGAAAAGCATAGCAGAAGCGGATGTAGAAGGGCATTGGGTTTAA
- a CDS encoding dihydrofolate reductase produces the protein MGFKIIVAVDAKRGIGQGNQLPWRLKGDMQWFKQTTISKNLDKPNCVIMGRKTWDSIPEKFRPLPERENIVITRHPEKCSAPNTADGLQAALDLAKSFGGDMFVIGGASIYAEAFSHPALEELIITEIEHAFECDAFFPEYSAFTMVEEIRPGEENGLKYSIKRYRFAEK, from the coding sequence ATGGGATTTAAAATCATTGTCGCAGTGGATGCTAAACGGGGGATCGGTCAAGGGAATCAATTGCCCTGGCGCTTAAAAGGCGATATGCAGTGGTTTAAGCAGACCACGATTTCAAAGAACTTGGATAAACCCAATTGTGTCATCATGGGCAGGAAAACCTGGGACTCCATTCCGGAGAAATTTCGTCCGCTGCCGGAGCGTGAAAATATTGTCATTACCCGGCATCCTGAAAAATGTTCTGCACCGAACACGGCCGATGGATTGCAAGCAGCGCTTGATCTCGCGAAATCCTTTGGCGGAGACATGTTTGTCATTGGCGGCGCAAGTATTTATGCGGAAGCATTTTCACATCCTGCATTAGAGGAATTGATTATTACGGAAATTGAGCATGCATTTGAATGTGATGCCTTTTTTCCGGAGTATAGTGCTTTTACAATGGTTGAGGAAATTCGCCCGGGTGAAGAAAATGGTTTGAAATATTCTATAAAAAGATACCGTTTTGCTGAAAAATGA
- a CDS encoding DUF134 domain-containing protein, producing the protein MPRPRFCRNVAGKPQFQRFKSAGIPAQSLPEVVLTLDEYEALRLADCLGLYQEKAAQHMNVSRQTFGRILEAAHKKTAKVIVEGGCLNIEGGPVAIRGKRQFACRPCEHVWEVPFGTPRPGQCPQCGKTAVRRVHTENRKGLWAGYVPEKEEKEE; encoded by the coding sequence ATGCCCAGACCCCGTTTTTGCCGGAATGTTGCCGGGAAACCTCAATTCCAACGCTTTAAATCGGCCGGGATTCCGGCGCAGTCGTTGCCTGAGGTGGTCTTGACACTGGATGAATATGAGGCCCTGCGTTTGGCGGATTGTTTGGGTTTGTACCAGGAAAAAGCGGCCCAACACATGAATGTTTCGCGGCAAACGTTTGGGAGAATTCTGGAAGCGGCGCATAAAAAAACTGCCAAAGTCATTGTTGAAGGCGGCTGTTTAAATATTGAAGGCGGCCCGGTGGCCATCCGCGGGAAACGCCAGTTTGCCTGCCGCCCTTGCGAGCATGTATGGGAAGTGCCGTTTGGAACTCCTCGGCCGGGCCAGTGTCCACAATGTGGAAAAACTGCGGTCAGGCGGGTGCATACAGAAAACAGAAAAGGATTGTGGGCCGGCTATGTGCCGGAAAAAGAAGAGAAGGAGGAATGA